The Rosa rugosa chromosome 1, drRosRugo1.1, whole genome shotgun sequence genomic sequence aggaaagagcAGAGACGACGATAAGGGAGATGGGTTTGCAAGACTCCATGGACACAAGAATTGGAGGTTGGAGCAGAAAAGGCCTCAGTGGTGGACAAAAAAGAAGAGTTAGCATCTGCATTGAAATCTTAACTCGTCCGAAGCTTCTATTCCTTGATGAGCCTACTAGTGGACTAGACAGTGCAGCATCTTACCATGTCATGAACCGCATTATTAAACTGGCTCACCGCGATGGAAGGACAGTCATTTCATCAATTCATCAACCTAGCAGTGAAGTGTTTGAGCTTTTCCAAAATCTCTGTCTTCTCTCCTCTGCTAGAACCGTCTATTTTGGCCCTGCTTCAAAGGCAGAACAGGTATTACTTTCTTTGAAGAATGAATGTGAATTCATGGTCATTCTAACTTTCATTAGCATACAAATGACTTTTTATAACGaaataaacaatatatataatcTATCTGGTGCAGTTCTTTGCTTCAAATGGCTTCCCATGTCCAACTATGACAAACCCATCAGATCATTACCTTAGAACAATTAacaaggactttgatgttgtaAGTCTTCTTATAAATATCTACCTATATTAAAATCACCTTTCATGTTGTTGCTAGAAACTATAGCTTGATTATCCAATAGTGAAAAGTCAACTTGCGTACTGAAATTAGGATGTCGAACAAGGACATGATGGCAAAACAAGCACTGAAGAAGCAATCAATATTCTCATAAGATCATACGAGTCTTCAAATACTTTAAAGCAAGTTCACTTCAGGGTAAATGAGATTTGCCAACAGGTTAGTTACTCTTTGGAATGATCCATAATCAATTTCAGCATTAGTACGTATCTAGGACAGAAAACAAGAAAGGCTGATTACCCAACTCTTTTTACTGTAATGTAGGGAGGTGGAGCTCTGGAGAAGGGAAGCCAAACCAACTTCATAACTCAATGCTTGGTTTTGACAAGGAGATCATTTGTGAACATGTATCGCGATCTAGGCTACTATTGGCTTCGACTTGCAATTTACATTGCCTTGTGCTTATGTGTAGGGACAATTTTTCACGACATCGGCTCGACTTTTGGGTCAATACAGGTAAGTTGGTGAAATTATCAGTGAGATATTTGTCTGCTAATGTTATATTACATTGGCCAATATATAGCACAGTAACTTCAAAATGAATGCAATTTTTCAGGCTAGAGGATCAATGCTCATGTTTGTTGCAGCATTCTTAACTTTCATGGCAATAGGTGGATTTCCTTCTTTTGTAGAAGACATGAAGGTGAGTAAGCATTGTTATGCACTACACATATATTAATTATTGTTTATTGATAATCTGACCCTTTTTCTCTGTCACCAACCAGATTTTCGAGCGTGAAAGATTAAACGGGCACTATGGCGTTGCTGCATATGTGGTTGGAAACACACTTTCCTCCATTCCATATTTGCTAATGGTATCTTTAATTCCTGGAGCAATTGCCTATTACCTTGTTGGCCTTCAGAAGAGCTTTGACCACTTCGCCTATTTTGCATTGGTTCTATTTGTGTGTCTGATGTTGGTTGAGAGCCTGATGATGATTGTAGCAAGTACTGTGCCAGATTTCCTCATGGGGATCATCACAGGTGCTGGGATTCAAGGAATAATGATGTTGAATGGAGGTTTCTTCCGTTTACCAGACGATCTTCCGAAGCCCTTTTGGAGATACCCAATTTACTACATTGCATTCCACAAATACGCAAATCAAGGATTCTACAAGAATGAGTTTGAAGGACTAACATTCCCCAATAACCAAGCAGGAGGGCCACCCACCATTACAGGTGAAGAAATATTAAAGGGTACTTGGCAAGTGGAGATGGGCTATTCTAAGTGGGTTGATCTTGCCATTTTGTTGGGAATGGTAATTGTT encodes the following:
- the LOC133723820 gene encoding ABC transporter G family member 1-like is translated as MESSSPANFPRWAPSPSPSRLLLSPVEDTKIKSSSAAHDSAEDGISLSCSSMERIFPFSIGFKSTTTTSTAYASAVEKSEAENAYVRRSGATDVELGSRESGISLTWEDLWVGVGDGKSGQKMILQGLTGFAQPGEVLAIMGPSGCGKSTLLDALAGRLSSSAQQRGKILINGRKETLAYGTSAYVTQDDTLMTTLTVREVVYYSAQLQLPNSMSKTEKKERAETTIREMGLQDSMDTRIGGWSRKGLSGGQKRRVSICIEILTRPKLLFLDEPTSGLDSAASYHVMNRIIKLAHRDGRTVISSIHQPSSEVFELFQNLCLLSSARTVYFGPASKAEQFFASNGFPCPTMTNPSDHYLRTINKDFDVDVEQGHDGKTSTEEAINILIRSYESSNTLKQVHFRVNEICQQGGGALEKGSQTNFITQCLVLTRRSFVNMYRDLGYYWLRLAIYIALCLCVGTIFHDIGSTFGSIQARGSMLMFVAAFLTFMAIGGFPSFVEDMKIFERERLNGHYGVAAYVVGNTLSSIPYLLMVSLIPGAIAYYLVGLQKSFDHFAYFALVLFVCLMLVESLMMIVASTVPDFLMGIITGAGIQGIMMLNGGFFRLPDDLPKPFWRYPIYYIAFHKYANQGFYKNEFEGLTFPNNQAGGPPTITGEEILKGTWQVEMGYSKWVDLAILLGMVIVYRLMFLGIIKISEKVVPMIKALLVGVPKH